A section of the Acidobacterium capsulatum ATCC 51196 genome encodes:
- a CDS encoding SDR family oxidoreductase produces MRILITGAAGFIGSSLAKRAVAEGHSVIGVDNLITGNRENLAAIDAAIDFRVADIRNREQMQELCRGVEIIFHEAALPSVPKSVLDPLTSHEHNVEGTVSVLLAAKEQKVRRVVYAASSSAYGESPTLPKHEAMIPAPISPYAVQKLTGEYYMQSFQRVYGMETVCLRYFNVFGPFQAADSPYSGVLAKFITSLLQGEAPTIFGDGQQSRDFTYIDNVVDANFLAATAPADVVSGKVYNLACGERHSLLDTFRILAEMTGFAGAPVFGAARNGDILHSLADISLIAREMGYQPQVNFEEGLRRTVAWYAEALKMQTPLSI; encoded by the coding sequence ATGAGGATTCTGATCACAGGCGCGGCCGGATTCATTGGTTCTTCGCTTGCCAAGCGGGCCGTCGCGGAAGGTCATTCAGTGATTGGCGTCGATAATCTGATCACGGGAAATCGCGAGAATCTGGCCGCGATCGATGCCGCTATTGATTTTCGCGTTGCTGACATTCGTAATCGTGAACAGATGCAGGAGTTGTGCCGCGGCGTGGAAATTATTTTTCACGAGGCGGCGCTGCCCTCTGTCCCCAAGTCGGTGCTCGATCCGCTCACCAGTCATGAACATAACGTGGAAGGCACCGTCAGCGTGCTGCTCGCGGCGAAAGAGCAAAAGGTCAGGCGAGTGGTCTATGCTGCTTCGTCCTCGGCGTATGGAGAGTCGCCAACCCTGCCGAAGCATGAAGCGATGATCCCCGCGCCGATCTCACCCTATGCCGTGCAAAAGCTGACGGGAGAGTATTACATGCAGTCCTTCCAGCGCGTGTATGGAATGGAGACGGTCTGCCTGCGCTACTTCAATGTCTTCGGGCCGTTTCAGGCTGCGGACTCGCCTTACTCGGGCGTGCTGGCCAAGTTCATTACCTCGCTGCTGCAGGGCGAAGCGCCGACCATTTTTGGCGACGGCCAGCAAAGCCGCGATTTCACCTACATCGACAATGTGGTGGATGCCAATTTTCTGGCGGCCACAGCTCCGGCAGACGTTGTGAGCGGCAAGGTTTACAACCTCGCCTGCGGAGAGCGTCATTCGCTGCTGGATACCTTTCGTATTCTCGCGGAGATGACAGGCTTCGCTGGCGCGCCTGTCTTTGGTGCGGCTCGCAACGGCGACATTCTGCACTCGCTGGCCGATATCAGCCTGATCGCGCGCGAGATGGGGTATCAGCCGCAAGTGAATTTTGAAGAGGGGTTGCGGCGAACGGTCGCATGGTATGCCGAGGCTCTGAAGATGCAGACGCCGTTGTCAATCTGA
- a CDS encoding nucleotide sugar dehydrogenase yields the protein MSTMLEAHPLQTSIRQRTARLGVIGLGYVGLPLAMMYTRAGFQVTGFDVDPGKVATLNSGGSYIKRILPEEIEQLREIGFKATTDYADISQMDALMICVPTPLNEHQGPDMTYIEDTARAMGPHLRAGQLIILESTTYPGTTEEVLIPLLEQTSAADLRAFRDGRDEACCFHVAYSPEREDPGNTTVERADIPKVIGAPAELTRTLAGELYRSIFKTIVPVSSAAAAEMTKLLENIYRCVNIALVNELKLLCQRMDLDIWEIIHAARTKPFGFQAFYPGPGLGGHCIPIDPFYLSWKAKEVDFSTRFIDLAGEINTSMPYHVVESVIAALNDHGKALKGSRILVLGLSYKKDIDDLRESPSLALIELLRKRGADVYYNDPFFPEVGHGRHYDLNMTCTPLENLDRYDCILIATDHSDYDYARIVREAKLVVDTRNATGGLTASNVVRC from the coding sequence ATGTCCACCATGCTGGAAGCACATCCATTACAGACCTCGATTCGCCAGCGCACGGCCCGGCTGGGCGTGATCGGCCTGGGCTATGTCGGCCTGCCGCTTGCAATGATGTATACCCGCGCGGGATTTCAGGTCACCGGGTTTGACGTCGATCCCGGAAAGGTCGCGACGCTCAACAGCGGCGGCTCTTATATCAAGCGCATCCTGCCGGAAGAGATCGAGCAACTGCGCGAGATCGGTTTCAAGGCGACGACGGATTACGCCGACATCAGCCAAATGGATGCATTGATGATCTGCGTGCCGACTCCGCTCAATGAGCACCAGGGACCAGACATGACCTATATCGAAGACACGGCGCGGGCCATGGGGCCGCATCTGCGTGCCGGTCAGCTGATCATTCTGGAGAGCACCACTTATCCCGGCACCACCGAGGAAGTGCTGATTCCGCTACTGGAGCAGACAAGTGCGGCGGATCTGCGGGCATTTCGTGATGGCCGAGACGAAGCCTGCTGCTTTCATGTGGCATATTCTCCCGAGCGCGAAGATCCGGGCAATACCACGGTCGAGCGTGCGGACATTCCGAAGGTGATTGGCGCTCCTGCAGAGTTAACGCGGACCCTGGCCGGCGAGCTTTATCGCAGCATCTTCAAGACGATTGTTCCGGTATCGAGCGCTGCCGCGGCAGAGATGACGAAGCTGCTTGAGAATATCTACCGCTGCGTGAACATTGCGCTGGTCAATGAGCTCAAGCTGCTGTGCCAGCGCATGGATCTCGATATTTGGGAGATCATTCACGCGGCGCGCACGAAGCCCTTCGGCTTTCAGGCGTTCTATCCCGGGCCAGGGCTGGGCGGCCACTGCATCCCTATCGATCCGTTTTATCTCTCATGGAAAGCCAAGGAAGTGGATTTTTCGACGCGCTTCATTGACCTCGCCGGTGAAATCAATACGTCGATGCCGTATCACGTGGTGGAGTCAGTGATTGCCGCGCTAAACGATCACGGCAAGGCGCTGAAGGGCAGCCGCATTCTGGTGCTGGGGCTGTCGTATAAGAAGGATATTGATGATCTGCGGGAGTCACCTTCGCTGGCCTTGATTGAACTGCTGCGCAAGCGCGGGGCAGACGTCTACTATAACGATCCGTTCTTCCCGGAGGTGGGTCATGGACGGCATTACGACCTGAACATGACTTGCACGCCGCTCGAGAATCTGGATCGCTATGACTGCATTTTGATTGCGACCGATCACTCGGATTACGACTACGCGCGCATTGTGCGTGAAGCCAAATTGGTGGTGGATACTCGCAATGCCACCGGCGGTTTGACCGCAAGCAACGTGGTACGTTGCTAA
- a CDS encoding 4'-phosphopantetheinyl transferase family protein, with translation MSQSAPEPFHTSPSRPAPPPGVLHVWLWQVSDSPLSEDEILSLSAAEQQRANRFRVARHRALWVRSHTGTREILAGYLGISSAQVRFRKNAHGKPSLDAVPATTGALAFNLSHSEAWCGLVIACDAEVGLDIQVPHPIDPHLWRRVLTPSEHQEMNALPRSEQDAAFFRDWTRKEALGKAEGRGVYPHLRRTTTGLAPFTGLFPVDAENGDGAILRWHLQDLPSTPGLFGAVASSRPAKVELRHLTFRA, from the coding sequence ATGAGCCAATCCGCACCAGAGCCTTTCCACACAAGCCCTTCGAGGCCAGCACCACCGCCCGGCGTCCTCCATGTCTGGCTCTGGCAGGTCAGTGACAGCCCTCTGAGCGAAGACGAAATACTGTCTCTCAGCGCAGCCGAGCAGCAGCGTGCGAACCGCTTTCGCGTGGCCCGGCATCGTGCCCTCTGGGTGCGGTCGCACACCGGCACGCGAGAGATTCTCGCCGGGTATCTCGGCATCTCCTCCGCTCAGGTACGGTTCCGCAAAAATGCGCACGGAAAACCCAGTTTGGATGCAGTTCCCGCAACCACTGGAGCACTTGCTTTTAACCTGAGCCATTCTGAGGCCTGGTGCGGGCTGGTCATTGCTTGTGACGCCGAGGTTGGGCTAGATATTCAGGTGCCGCACCCGATCGATCCGCATCTCTGGCGTCGCGTGCTCACACCCTCTGAGCATCAGGAGATGAACGCCCTGCCACGCAGCGAGCAGGATGCCGCTTTTTTCCGTGACTGGACGCGCAAGGAAGCGCTCGGCAAAGCCGAGGGCCGCGGCGTCTACCCGCATCTGCGCCGCACCACCACCGGGCTAGCCCCGTTCACTGGCCTTTTCCCGGTGGACGCAGAAAATGGGGACGGAGCAATCCTTCGCTGGCACCTGCAAGATCTGCCTTCGACACCCGGTCTCTTCGGCGCGGTCGCGTCTTCGCGTCCAGCTAAGGTGGAGCTTCGCCATCTCACATTCCGGGCCTGA
- a CDS encoding TonB-dependent receptor, with product MSSSFPRPSLGIALRCILLTVLIAVAVPGAIGQFRGSLSGTVTDSTGAVIPGANVTLRDLSTNHTLTAKTNRSGVYVFNQLPPSHFALTVSSKGFRTKVLPDVGIVPEQPNTKNVQMQAGSAAQTVTVNGNQTPLLETSTASIGGTISSREIQHMPSFGRDPFQLAQLAPGAFGNGAQAAGGGASSLPGSNRSSTGAAGGIFTTENAPQVVANGNQNENNGISIDGISTVSAVWGGASVITPSEDSIQDVKIVTNSYDAENGRFSGAQIQVISKSGSNRVHGSAFLLAYRPGLNAYQAWNGPGSLAAGTPASRGLTKDTQRYNQWGGSIGGPFWKNHLFGFFNYETLRNNTVTTSLGWYDTPQFDGLAPSGSIASKFLTVAGAGVSNLGQVAVTCDQAGLVEGQNCRTVNGGLNIGTPLTNGLGHQDTSYTSASNPGVGNGLGSTPDIAEYTTANPTTINDAQYNGRFDADIGAKDRATFTIYWVPETTTNYNGTVRPYNFWHHDSINDAFSGIWDHTFSPTLLNEARANAAGWRWNEIQSNPQAPFGLPQDNISQIGNLNNSSPGTTFNYFGAGGPSVFDQWTYSYDDVLTKVAGNHNLKFGGGLTRLYYLSEVPYSARPNYTFYNVWDFLNDAPEAESGTFNPITGTPTINRQDDREDLWDAFVQDDWKVSPTLTLNLGLRWSYFGPLSSKENNLSIVEFGSGPAMLTNMHMRLGGNLYNAQKQNWGPQFGFAWSPARENGHMVFRGGFGLNYNQEEIAIAASGVNNVPLVVNSSFNSTSPTQINPDIVYGVPGDVHSLLGYPANPNAIVSFNSAHLPSSGTVVLAAFPASIPTQYTYHYSLDTQMQFGKEWVATLGYQGSTSRHTITQENLNAYADALHIPFNPAVDVINYFSNEGNANYNAMLATLKHQFSRGFMAEAQYTWSKSMDDGSQPYYEDPYPYDPRLAWGRSDYNVENAFRLYGLWQPNYFHNQNGLLAKTLGGWTLSGILNLDTGFPWTPTFNGVQNGQLYYSGSGYGTLRPAAYLGGNGHDMSNTALEAGHPNVNYPQGSLAYFAIPSYTPVTAPFPAQFAAPPPPGVARNSFTGPNYRDLDATITKAFGLPDNRILGNHAALEFRVDAFNVFNTVNLNPGSIDTSIANQSGSTFVSNPTFGQARSALGSRIVDMQARFSF from the coding sequence ATGAGTTCATCTTTCCCCCGTCCATCTCTGGGGATTGCACTTCGTTGCATTCTCCTCACCGTTTTAATTGCCGTCGCTGTTCCTGGAGCCATTGGTCAGTTTCGCGGTTCTTTGTCGGGCACAGTAACAGATTCGACCGGAGCTGTGATTCCGGGTGCGAACGTGACATTGCGCGACCTCTCTACCAACCACACACTCACGGCCAAAACCAATCGCAGCGGTGTGTACGTTTTTAACCAACTGCCGCCCAGCCATTTTGCATTGACCGTCAGCAGCAAGGGATTTCGCACCAAAGTGCTTCCAGATGTGGGCATTGTTCCTGAACAGCCCAACACGAAAAATGTGCAGATGCAGGCCGGCTCCGCGGCGCAGACAGTGACGGTGAATGGCAATCAGACGCCGCTGCTGGAGACCTCCACTGCCAGCATTGGCGGCACCATCAGCAGCCGCGAGATTCAGCACATGCCTTCGTTTGGGCGCGATCCGTTTCAACTGGCGCAGCTCGCACCCGGTGCCTTTGGCAATGGAGCGCAGGCTGCGGGCGGGGGTGCCTCCTCACTCCCAGGTAGTAATCGAAGCTCGACGGGCGCCGCAGGCGGCATCTTCACGACGGAGAACGCGCCGCAGGTGGTCGCCAACGGCAATCAAAACGAGAACAATGGAATCTCAATTGACGGTATCAGCACGGTGAGCGCGGTGTGGGGCGGTGCATCCGTGATTACGCCGAGCGAGGATTCGATTCAAGACGTCAAGATTGTTACGAATTCCTACGATGCGGAGAACGGACGCTTCAGCGGCGCGCAGATTCAGGTCATTTCAAAATCCGGCTCAAACCGCGTGCATGGCAGCGCATTTCTGCTCGCCTATCGTCCTGGACTGAATGCTTATCAAGCGTGGAATGGCCCGGGAAGCCTTGCCGCCGGCACGCCCGCTTCGCGTGGCCTGACGAAAGACACGCAACGCTACAACCAGTGGGGAGGCAGCATCGGCGGCCCTTTCTGGAAGAATCATCTCTTCGGCTTCTTCAACTACGAGACGCTTCGTAACAATACTGTCACCACTTCGCTCGGATGGTATGACACGCCGCAGTTCGACGGCCTGGCGCCCAGCGGCAGCATTGCCTCAAAGTTTCTTACTGTTGCAGGCGCAGGCGTGAGCAATCTGGGGCAGGTTGCTGTTACCTGCGATCAGGCCGGGCTTGTCGAGGGGCAAAACTGCCGCACCGTCAATGGCGGTCTCAATATCGGGACGCCGCTCACCAACGGGCTTGGCCATCAGGATACGAGCTATACCAGCGCCAGCAATCCGGGCGTGGGCAATGGGTTGGGCAGCACGCCGGACATTGCGGAGTACACTACGGCGAATCCTACGACGATCAACGACGCACAGTACAACGGCCGCTTTGATGCGGACATTGGCGCGAAGGATCGCGCCACCTTCACGATCTATTGGGTGCCAGAGACGACAACGAACTACAACGGCACCGTGCGGCCCTATAACTTCTGGCATCACGATTCCATTAACGATGCTTTCTCTGGCATTTGGGATCACACCTTCTCGCCTACACTGCTGAATGAGGCTCGCGCCAATGCCGCAGGCTGGCGGTGGAATGAGATTCAGTCCAATCCGCAAGCGCCTTTTGGGCTGCCGCAGGACAACATTTCGCAGATCGGCAATCTGAATAACAGCTCGCCCGGCACGACCTTTAACTACTTTGGTGCGGGAGGTCCCAGTGTTTTTGATCAGTGGACTTACAGCTATGACGATGTGCTCACCAAGGTGGCGGGCAATCATAACCTGAAGTTCGGAGGGGGCCTCACGCGCCTCTACTACCTGAGTGAAGTTCCTTACTCGGCGCGCCCGAACTATACGTTCTATAACGTGTGGGATTTTCTCAATGATGCGCCGGAGGCGGAGTCCGGGACCTTCAATCCCATTACGGGTACACCCACCATCAATCGCCAGGATGATCGCGAAGATCTCTGGGATGCATTCGTGCAGGATGACTGGAAGGTGAGCCCCACTCTGACGCTGAATCTGGGCCTGCGCTGGTCGTACTTTGGTCCACTCTCTTCGAAGGAGAACAACCTCAGCATTGTGGAGTTTGGCTCGGGGCCGGCCATGCTCACGAATATGCATATGCGCCTTGGCGGCAACCTTTATAACGCGCAGAAGCAGAACTGGGGTCCGCAGTTTGGCTTTGCGTGGAGCCCGGCCCGCGAAAACGGGCACATGGTATTTCGCGGCGGATTTGGACTGAACTATAACCAGGAAGAGATTGCGATTGCCGCCAGCGGAGTCAACAACGTTCCGCTTGTGGTGAATTCAAGCTTCAACAGCACGTCTCCCACGCAGATCAATCCTGACATTGTGTACGGCGTGCCGGGCGACGTGCATTCGCTGCTAGGTTACCCGGCCAATCCAAATGCCATTGTCAGCTTCAACTCTGCCCACTTGCCGAGTTCGGGTACGGTTGTGCTGGCGGCGTTTCCTGCAAGCATTCCTACGCAATACACCTATCACTATTCGCTGGATACGCAGATGCAGTTTGGGAAAGAGTGGGTGGCCACACTCGGGTACCAGGGCAGCACCAGCCGCCACACCATCACACAGGAAAACCTCAACGCCTATGCGGACGCTCTGCATATCCCGTTTAATCCCGCGGTGGATGTGATCAACTATTTCAGCAATGAGGGCAATGCCAATTACAACGCAATGCTGGCTACGCTGAAGCATCAGTTTTCGCGCGGGTTTATGGCCGAGGCGCAATACACGTGGTCCAAGAGCATGGACGACGGCTCGCAGCCTTATTACGAGGATCCGTATCCTTATGATCCGCGGCTTGCGTGGGGGCGCTCCGACTACAACGTGGAGAATGCCTTCCGGCTCTATGGGCTGTGGCAGCCGAATTATTTCCATAACCAGAATGGTCTGCTGGCCAAGACACTCGGTGGATGGACTCTGAGCGGGATTCTCAATCTCGACACGGGTTTTCCGTGGACGCCTACGTTCAATGGCGTGCAGAATGGCCAGCTCTATTACAGCGGCAGCGGTTATGGAACGCTGCGGCCCGCAGCGTATCTCGGCGGAAACGGGCATGACATGAGCAATACGGCTCTTGAAGCAGGACACCCGAACGTCAATTATCCACAGGGCAGTCTCGCCTATTTCGCGATTCCGTCTTACACCCCGGTGACGGCTCCGTTCCCGGCGCAGTTTGCCGCGCCTCCGCCGCCAGGGGTCGCACGCAATTCCTTCACAGGGCCGAACTATCGCGATCTGGATGCGACGATTACGAAGGCGTTTGGATTGCCGGATAACAGGATTCTCGGCAACCACGCGGCGCTGGAATTTCGTGTGGACGCATTCAATGTGTTCAACACGGTGAACCTTAATCCCGGAAGCATCGACACGAGCATCGCGAATCAGAGTGGCTCCACGTTTGTGAGTAACCCCACCTTTGGCCAGGCGCGCAGCGCTCTTGGCTCACGCATCGTAGATATGCAGGCGCGCTTCAGCTTTTAG
- a CDS encoding glucoamylase family protein, which yields MRNDPRQRDIESAMTRRELLRKLAYASLALPMTQSAPGFSRHSGDEGADQDSGPQPAKLPPPSQLTDEDDKFLNDLEVASFRFFWEQANAKTGLIKDRCKVTGNDTSTVASIASSGFGLTAICIAEKRGFIPYEQARLRVVQSLAFLWHKMPTHRGFFFHFADINTGERVWDSELSSVDTAILLCGVLMCRAHFYKDRDIRELAHAIFDRVDWTWLSEDTELLSMGWTPELGFIPSRWGQYSELMMIYLLGMGSYTHPLPPDTWLAWKRNYFEYDGLRYIGSYAPLFVHQYSQAWFDFRNKHDKFADYYLNSVIATDAHRIFCLQLRKEFSDYSDSLWGITASDSQHGYVIWGGPPAMGPIDGTVVPCAAGGSLPFLPAQTMRVLRNIHDHYPKAWCRYGFVDAFNPLTGWYDTDVIGIDVGIIMLMAENARSGFVWETFMKNPEARRGMAAAGFASYSPKGNYP from the coding sequence ATGCGAAACGATCCGCGCCAGAGAGACATTGAGTCCGCGATGACTCGAAGAGAGCTGCTGCGCAAGCTGGCGTATGCTTCGCTTGCTTTACCGATGACGCAGTCTGCGCCAGGGTTTTCAAGACATAGCGGGGATGAGGGGGCAGACCAGGACAGCGGCCCGCAGCCAGCGAAACTGCCCCCGCCCTCACAGTTGACCGATGAGGATGACAAGTTTCTCAACGATCTTGAGGTGGCCAGCTTTCGCTTCTTCTGGGAACAGGCGAACGCAAAGACCGGCCTGATCAAGGATCGATGCAAGGTGACCGGCAATGACACGAGCACGGTGGCCAGCATTGCGTCGAGCGGGTTTGGGCTGACGGCCATTTGTATCGCGGAGAAGCGGGGCTTCATTCCTTATGAGCAAGCGCGGCTGCGCGTGGTGCAGTCGCTTGCGTTTCTGTGGCACAAGATGCCCACGCATCGCGGCTTTTTCTTTCATTTCGCGGATATCAACACGGGCGAACGCGTGTGGGACTCTGAGCTTTCGTCAGTGGATACCGCGATTCTGCTTTGCGGTGTTTTGATGTGCCGTGCCCACTTCTACAAAGACAGGGATATTCGCGAGCTGGCGCATGCGATTTTTGACCGTGTGGATTGGACGTGGCTTTCAGAAGATACCGAATTGCTGTCGATGGGGTGGACGCCGGAGTTGGGCTTCATTCCGTCGCGATGGGGACAGTACAGCGAGTTGATGATGATTTATCTGCTCGGCATGGGGTCCTATACGCATCCTTTGCCGCCGGATACGTGGCTGGCCTGGAAACGTAACTATTTCGAGTACGATGGACTTCGCTACATCGGCTCGTATGCGCCTCTGTTCGTTCACCAATATTCACAGGCGTGGTTTGACTTCAGGAATAAGCACGACAAATTTGCTGATTACTATCTGAACTCGGTGATTGCGACCGATGCTCATCGTATTTTTTGCTTGCAGTTGAGAAAAGAATTCTCTGATTACAGTGACTCACTTTGGGGGATCACTGCTTCTGACTCGCAGCATGGGTATGTGATCTGGGGTGGTCCGCCCGCGATGGGGCCGATTGATGGAACCGTCGTGCCTTGCGCTGCCGGCGGGTCACTGCCGTTTCTGCCGGCGCAAACGATGCGGGTGCTGCGCAATATTCACGATCATTACCCCAAAGCATGGTGCCGTTACGGGTTTGTGGATGCCTTCAATCCATTGACCGGCTGGTATGACACAGACGTGATTGGAATTGATGTGGGCATCATTATGCTCATGGCTGAGAATGCGCGCAGCGGATTTGTGTGGGAGACCTTCATGAAAAATCCTGAAGCACGGCGCGGAATGGCGGCTGCCGGGTTTGCCTCCTATTCTCCTAAGGGGAATTATCCGTAA
- the glmS gene encoding glutamine--fructose-6-phosphate transaminase (isomerizing): MCGIVGYVGKRKDVVPVIIEGLRRLEYRGYDSAGIAIGGLSDGLELRRAPGKLRRLEEVIRERPLEGTYGIGHTRWATHGRPTEENAHPHRDCTGRIVVVHNGIVENYLALKHELTAKGHKFVTETDTEIIAHLIEQELHEAKDAGNALALDEAVRRAIRRLAGAFAIGVISADEPDTIVAARNGPPAIVGLGDGENFMASDVPGILHHTRDLYFLEDGDMAVLKPEGVRLMDFAGKPVERKVQRIQWDPIQAEKGGYKHFMLKEIFEQGRSIRETTLSRISLDSAKVFLSEMQITEEEFRSATKINIAACGTSWHAAIAGKFMIERLARVPVEVDYASEYRYRDPIADPHALGLLISQSGETADTLAAQREMMAKGSKTVAICNVVGAALAREAQGTIYTHAGPEIGVASTKAFTAQLVAVFLFALHLAQVRGSVTEDESRHLLEELIALPGKVRDVLRSCDAECERLARVYSSVTDFLFLGRGIHYPMALEGALKLKEISYIHAEGYPAGEMKHGPNALIDEKLPVVVVATKDPKDAGSCLRYEKTLSNIQEVTARSGKVIAVAVHGDEDIAQVADEVIYVPAAPELLLPVLDVLPLQLLAYHIAVRRGCDVDQPRNLAKSVTVE, encoded by the coding sequence ATGTGCGGCATTGTTGGATACGTTGGTAAGCGGAAAGACGTCGTTCCGGTCATCATTGAGGGGCTGCGCCGCCTGGAGTATCGCGGCTACGATTCGGCGGGCATCGCCATTGGCGGCCTTAGTGACGGACTGGAGCTGCGCCGCGCCCCCGGCAAGCTGCGCCGGCTGGAAGAGGTGATTCGCGAGCGTCCGCTCGAAGGCACCTATGGCATTGGCCACACGCGCTGGGCTACGCATGGCCGCCCCACCGAGGAAAATGCGCATCCGCACCGTGACTGCACGGGCCGCATTGTGGTCGTGCACAACGGCATCGTGGAGAACTACCTGGCACTCAAGCATGAGTTGACGGCCAAGGGTCACAAGTTTGTTACCGAGACAGATACAGAAATCATTGCGCACCTGATTGAACAGGAGCTGCACGAGGCGAAGGATGCCGGAAATGCGCTGGCATTGGACGAAGCGGTGCGCCGGGCGATTCGCCGGCTGGCGGGAGCTTTTGCTATCGGCGTGATCAGTGCCGATGAGCCGGATACGATTGTGGCCGCGCGCAATGGGCCGCCCGCGATTGTGGGTCTGGGCGACGGTGAGAACTTTATGGCTTCGGATGTGCCGGGCATTCTGCATCACACCCGCGATCTGTATTTTCTGGAAGACGGTGACATGGCTGTGCTGAAGCCGGAGGGCGTGCGCCTGATGGATTTTGCGGGCAAGCCGGTCGAGCGCAAAGTGCAGCGGATTCAGTGGGACCCGATTCAGGCGGAAAAGGGCGGCTACAAGCACTTCATGCTCAAGGAGATTTTTGAGCAGGGCCGCTCGATTCGCGAGACTACGTTGAGCCGCATTTCGCTGGATAGCGCCAAGGTGTTTCTGAGCGAAATGCAGATCACGGAAGAAGAGTTTCGCTCGGCGACCAAGATCAACATCGCGGCCTGCGGTACGAGCTGGCATGCGGCCATTGCCGGCAAATTCATGATCGAGCGGCTGGCCCGCGTTCCAGTGGAGGTGGATTATGCGAGCGAATACCGGTACCGCGATCCGATTGCCGATCCGCATGCACTGGGGCTGCTGATTTCGCAGTCCGGTGAGACGGCCGATACGCTGGCCGCGCAGCGCGAAATGATGGCCAAAGGCTCAAAGACGGTGGCCATCTGCAATGTGGTGGGCGCGGCATTGGCGCGGGAAGCTCAAGGCACGATCTACACGCATGCGGGGCCTGAGATTGGCGTGGCCTCAACGAAGGCCTTCACCGCGCAGCTTGTGGCGGTGTTTCTGTTTGCGCTGCATCTGGCGCAGGTGCGAGGCTCTGTGACCGAGGATGAGAGCCGGCATCTTCTGGAGGAGTTGATCGCTCTGCCGGGCAAGGTGCGGGACGTGCTGCGCAGCTGTGATGCGGAGTGTGAGCGGCTGGCGCGAGTCTACTCCAGCGTTACGGACTTTCTGTTTCTTGGGCGTGGCATTCACTATCCGATGGCGCTCGAAGGCGCGCTCAAGCTCAAGGAAATTTCCTATATTCACGCCGAGGGTTATCCCGCCGGGGAGATGAAGCACGGCCCGAATGCACTGATTGACGAGAAACTGCCCGTAGTGGTGGTCGCCACGAAAGATCCGAAGGATGCGGGCTCGTGCCTGCGCTATGAGAAGACGCTCTCAAATATTCAGGAAGTGACGGCGCGATCTGGCAAAGTGATTGCAGTCGCGGTGCATGGCGATGAGGACATTGCACAGGTGGCCGATGAGGTGATCTATGTCCCCGCAGCGCCGGAGCTGCTGCTGCCGGTGCTGGATGTGTTGCCGCTGCAGTTGCTCGCCTATCACATCGCGGTGCGGCGCGGCTGCGACGTGGACCAGCCACGAAATCTGGCAAAATCCGTGACAGTGGAGTAG
- the purS gene encoding phosphoribosylformylglycinamidine synthase subunit PurS translates to MKAHVHVTLKSTVLDPQGQAIHNALKKMQYRGVEAVRQGKYFVLTLDDSLDAETAQKEVERIAREVLTNPVIEEFRFHLEDSK, encoded by the coding sequence ATGAAGGCGCATGTCCATGTCACGTTAAAATCTACTGTGCTTGACCCTCAGGGCCAGGCGATCCACAACGCACTCAAGAAGATGCAGTATCGCGGTGTGGAAGCCGTACGGCAGGGCAAGTATTTTGTGCTGACCCTCGATGACTCTCTGGACGCCGAGACGGCCCAGAAAGAAGTAGAGCGGATCGCACGCGAAGTGCTCACCAATCCGGTGATTGAAGAGTTCCGTTTTCATCTGGAAGACTCGAAGTAG
- a CDS encoding inorganic diphosphatase, whose product MANYLELPPGENVPEVVNAVIEIPLEGINKYEYDKELHVFRLDRNLYSPVHYPGDYGFIPSTLSDDGDPLDVLVLVDAPSFPGCLQRVRPIGVLEMLDQGVLDEKILAVGKNNPRYSDVWNYSEIYPHMLKEITHFFSIYKDLEGKRVEIQGWHDAAYARDRVVRSVQNFKDAKAAAASAKK is encoded by the coding sequence ATGGCTAATTATTTGGAATTGCCTCCCGGGGAAAACGTGCCTGAAGTCGTCAATGCGGTCATTGAAATACCGCTTGAAGGCATCAACAAGTATGAATACGACAAAGAACTTCACGTCTTCCGCCTCGACCGCAACCTCTACTCACCGGTCCACTACCCAGGCGATTACGGCTTCATCCCCTCCACGTTGAGCGATGACGGCGACCCTCTGGACGTGCTGGTGCTGGTCGATGCACCCAGCTTCCCTGGCTGCCTGCAGCGTGTGCGCCCCATTGGCGTGCTCGAAATGCTTGACCAGGGCGTGCTCGACGAAAAAATTCTTGCGGTGGGCAAAAACAATCCCCGCTACAGCGACGTCTGGAACTACTCGGAAATCTATCCGCACATGCTCAAGGAAATCACCCACTTCTTCTCGATCTACAAGGATCTGGAAGGCAAGCGTGTCGAAATTCAGGGCTGGCATGACGCAGCCTACGCGCGTGACCGTGTCGTCCGCTCGGTGCAGAATTTCAAGGATGCAAAGGCCGCCGCGGCGTCGGCCAAAAAGTAG